Proteins from one Nitrobacteraceae bacterium AZCC 2146 genomic window:
- a CDS encoding tripartite-type tricarboxylate transporter receptor subunit TctC (product_source=COG3181; cath_funfam=3.40.190.10; cog=COG3181; pfam=PF03401; superfamily=53850), with translation MSATIHRRHFIAAGTAAAAMPFLSRGASAQAAWPSRQIRMICSYPAGGQTDLLARAFGEFISKQVGQTVVIENKAGASGAIGTAEVARAEPDGHAILCSISTTYVMNRVMMKSPGYDMDKDLTLVSVIPGAGLLLVASPKSGVTTLDEFVAFARKNGKVNFGTYSAGSAPHMTINELNKQYGLSIEPIHYRGEAPMWTGLAEGTLDVAMGSYTAAQSVLQSNRGVAFAVHSKKVDAIPNVKTLPEQGATSRFFTVSGFSGWALPKATPQPIVDRLAQLCVAANSDPKVKEVLNTFVLEPALGFKESNALYQHELPVWIESAQALGLQPV, from the coding sequence ATGTCAGCGACAATTCATCGCCGTCACTTCATCGCGGCAGGCACGGCAGCTGCTGCCATGCCTTTCCTCTCACGCGGGGCCTCGGCGCAGGCCGCGTGGCCATCGCGGCAGATCCGTATGATCTGTAGCTATCCGGCCGGCGGCCAGACCGATCTGCTCGCACGCGCCTTCGGCGAATTCATCTCCAAGCAGGTGGGGCAGACTGTCGTCATCGAAAACAAGGCGGGTGCCTCCGGCGCCATAGGCACGGCGGAGGTCGCGCGCGCGGAGCCCGATGGTCACGCGATCCTGTGCTCCATCTCGACCACCTACGTGATGAACAGGGTGATGATGAAGAGCCCCGGTTACGACATGGACAAAGACCTGACGCTCGTCAGTGTCATTCCGGGCGCCGGGCTGCTGCTGGTCGCGAGCCCGAAGTCCGGCGTCACAACGCTGGACGAATTCGTCGCTTTCGCGCGCAAGAATGGCAAGGTGAATTTCGGCACCTATAGTGCGGGCTCAGCCCCGCACATGACGATCAATGAACTCAACAAGCAGTATGGTCTCAGCATCGAGCCGATCCATTATCGCGGCGAAGCGCCGATGTGGACGGGGCTGGCGGAAGGCACGCTCGATGTCGCGATGGGCAGCTACACGGCCGCGCAATCCGTCCTGCAAAGCAATCGCGGCGTTGCGTTCGCGGTGCATTCGAAGAAGGTCGATGCGATTCCGAACGTCAAGACCCTGCCTGAACAAGGCGCGACATCGAGGTTTTTCACCGTCAGCGGCTTCTCGGGCTGGGCATTGCCGAAGGCGACGCCGCAGCCGATCGTCGATCGGCTGGCGCAACTCTGCGTGGCGGCCAATAGCGATCCAAAGGTCAAGGAAGTTCTCAACACCTTCGTGCTGGAGCCAGCGCTCGGCTTTAAGGAAAGCAATGCTTTGTATCAGCACGAATTGCCGGTCTGGATAGAGAGCGCCCAGGCGCTCGGCTTGCAACCAGTCTAG
- a CDS encoding DNA-binding MarR family transcriptional regulator (product_source=COG1846; cath_funfam=1.10.10.10; cog=COG1846; pfam=PF12802; smart=SM00347; superfamily=46785) codes for MPKTATRKTKPVRHVAKSLPDVLAKTAVRNTAAKTAVGKLRTQGANAAAAIKSGGKPATKMPKGRRAKETANETTARVPVNQIVEQWQRERPDLDPAPMRLFGALAQAHLLTTPYINRVIAKHGLVRGTFDVLSALRRAGPPFSLTPKQLAESLMLSGAGMTSRLDRLELLHLVARLPEPNDRRSLKIQLTQKGVKLIDEVIPQIVAAQWQLVSSLGNKDTEVLIDLLRRLTETLFAAIDPADLG; via the coding sequence ATGCCCAAGACTGCAACTCGCAAAACAAAACCTGTTCGCCACGTCGCGAAATCCCTGCCTGACGTTCTCGCCAAAACGGCTGTCCGCAACACAGCCGCGAAAACAGCAGTCGGCAAGCTTCGGACTCAAGGCGCGAATGCTGCGGCGGCGATCAAATCCGGCGGTAAACCAGCAACGAAAATGCCAAAGGGAAGGCGCGCGAAAGAGACCGCCAATGAGACCACCGCGCGCGTGCCGGTGAATCAAATTGTCGAGCAATGGCAGCGGGAAAGGCCTGATCTCGATCCCGCGCCAATGCGGCTGTTCGGCGCGCTGGCGCAGGCGCATCTGCTGACCACGCCCTACATCAATCGCGTCATCGCCAAACACGGGCTGGTGCGCGGCACCTTCGACGTGCTCTCGGCGCTGCGCCGGGCCGGGCCGCCATTTTCGCTAACGCCGAAACAACTCGCGGAATCGCTGATGCTCAGCGGCGCCGGCATGACCAGCCGGCTCGATCGGCTGGAGTTGCTGCATCTGGTGGCGCGACTGCCCGAACCCAACGATCGCCGCAGCCTGAAGATCCAGCTCACGCAAAAAGGCGTCAAGCTGATCGACGAAGTCATTCCGCAGATTGTCGCCGCGCAATGGCAGCTCGTGTCCTCCCTCGGGAACAAGGATACCGAGGTACTGATCGATCTGCTGCGCCGCCTCACCGAAACGCTGTTCGCGGCGATCGATCCCGCGGACCTCGGCTGA
- a CDS encoding 6-hydroxynicotinate 3-monooxygenase (product_source=KO:K14974; cath_funfam=3.50.50.60; cog=COG0654; ko=KO:K14974; pfam=PF01494; superfamily=51905; transmembrane_helix_parts=Inside_1_6,TMhelix_7_24,Outside_25_385) has translation MKRSLRIAVVGAGLGGMTTAGLLQRAGFKVRIYEQAPAFSRIGAGIHLSANVMMVMKRLGIQQTLVDVGLTPDAFVSRQWDSGDILFELPLGPAREAHYGAPYINVHRGDLHAVLESALEHGTVAFGHRLTAIEERGASVRLEFENGVTEDADIVIGADGVNSKLREFLLGAEKPRFSGHIAHRAVFPAALLNGLPIRSCTKWWGPKSHILVYYMTQAREEVYVVSSVPAASWDAPDSFLPCDREAFVAAFEGFHRELQQVVAAAPAVTQWPVFDREPVDCWSRGAMVLLGDACHPLRPYMASGAAMAIEDGAVLARCIAEIGSEDPAEPFRWYEANRMPRTNKVQRISEANTWLRGPTDPDWLYTYDACSVPLLAPEDAPRELT, from the coding sequence ATGAAGCGCAGCCTGCGCATTGCCGTTGTCGGCGCCGGATTGGGCGGCATGACCACCGCCGGCCTGCTGCAGCGCGCGGGCTTCAAGGTCAGGATCTATGAACAGGCGCCGGCATTCTCGCGGATCGGCGCCGGCATTCATCTCAGCGCCAATGTGATGATGGTGATGAAGCGGCTCGGCATCCAGCAGACGCTGGTCGATGTCGGGCTCACCCCCGACGCCTTTGTCAGCCGCCAGTGGGACAGCGGTGATATCCTGTTCGAGTTGCCCCTGGGCCCCGCCCGCGAGGCGCATTACGGCGCGCCCTATATCAACGTGCATCGCGGCGACCTGCATGCGGTGCTGGAATCGGCGCTCGAACATGGCACCGTGGCGTTCGGCCATCGGCTGACGGCGATCGAGGAACGCGGCGCGTCGGTGCGGCTTGAATTCGAGAACGGCGTCACCGAGGACGCCGACATCGTGATCGGCGCCGACGGCGTCAATTCCAAGCTGCGCGAATTCCTGCTCGGCGCGGAGAAGCCACGCTTCAGCGGCCATATCGCCCATCGCGCGGTATTTCCCGCGGCACTGCTCAATGGCCTGCCGATCCGATCCTGCACCAAATGGTGGGGCCCGAAGAGCCATATCCTTGTCTATTACATGACCCAGGCGCGCGAAGAGGTTTACGTGGTGAGCAGCGTACCCGCCGCCAGTTGGGACGCGCCGGATTCGTTCCTGCCATGCGACCGGGAGGCCTTCGTCGCGGCATTCGAGGGCTTTCATCGGGAATTGCAGCAAGTGGTTGCCGCCGCACCCGCCGTGACGCAATGGCCGGTGTTCGATCGCGAACCGGTGGATTGCTGGAGCCGCGGCGCCATGGTGCTGCTCGGCGACGCCTGTCATCCACTGCGGCCCTATATGGCGTCCGGCGCCGCCATGGCCATCGAGGACGGCGCGGTGCTGGCGCGCTGCATCGCCGAGATCGGCTCTGAGGATCCCGCCGAGCCGTTCCGATGGTATGAAGCCAACCGGATGCCGCGCACCAACAAGGTGCAGCGGATTTCCGAAGCCAATACCTGGCTGCGCGGCCCGACCGATCCGGATTGGCTCTACACTTACGATGCCTGCTCGGTCCCGCTGCTCGCTCCCGAGGATGCGCCGCGAGAACTGACATAA
- a CDS encoding acetate kinase (product_source=COG0282; cath_funfam=3.30.420.40; cog=COG0282; pfam=PF00871; superfamily=53067): MRERICARLGWLGIELDATANNAGSESIAARESKVDIWIIPTSEETTIAHDCMAVLAC, encoded by the coding sequence GTGCGTGAACGTATTTGCGCCAGGCTCGGCTGGCTCGGTATCGAACTGGATGCCACCGCCAACAATGCCGGCTCTGAGAGCATCGCTGCCAGGGAAAGCAAGGTCGATATTTGGATCATTCCGACCAGTGAGGAAACCACGATTGCGCACGACTGCATGGCCGTTCTGGCCTGCTAA
- a CDS encoding putative spermidine/putrescine transport system substrate-binding protein (product_source=KO:K02055; cath_funfam=3.40.190.10; cog=COG0687; ko=KO:K02055; pfam=PF13416; superfamily=53850), translating into MSFDMRRRDLLVGGSKLALGAAALGITGLAGSNSAAVAQETTLRVTHFGGPYQILTDIIAKPFEAAGKTKVIYDVEISPGAMAKIQTQKSDPPFDVVMVSRAWGLRGLKGGLLAKVSPADFPEASKLSPDIFPAEGWGVGTILDTIDMMVDTKQITAPVTSWMDLWRDDMKGKIMLPSAVNGATAFGFLVCVVRAFGGDIKNEAAVNEAFARLKALKPAVRSFYADGAQANQLIERGDIAIAPQFAIRIHNTSRAAPQVKKVSPKEGVLAVPYDLCIPVNAKNIAASKAYINYTLTKPVQSAMVSNLLATPVRPDVEIPADVAPIVKFDPKLVFFQDEEYAAAKQRELLDRYTREVQS; encoded by the coding sequence ATGAGCTTCGATATGCGACGTAGGGACCTTCTAGTCGGCGGCAGCAAGCTCGCTTTGGGCGCTGCGGCACTCGGCATCACCGGCCTGGCCGGATCGAACAGCGCGGCGGTCGCGCAGGAAACCACGCTCCGGGTCACGCATTTCGGCGGCCCCTATCAGATCCTCACCGACATCATCGCAAAGCCGTTCGAGGCGGCCGGCAAGACCAAGGTGATCTACGACGTCGAGATCTCGCCCGGCGCGATGGCCAAGATCCAGACCCAGAAGAGCGATCCGCCGTTCGACGTGGTCATGGTGTCGCGGGCATGGGGCCTGCGCGGCCTGAAGGGCGGGCTGCTGGCGAAGGTCAGCCCGGCCGATTTCCCCGAGGCGTCGAAACTGTCGCCGGACATCTTCCCCGCCGAAGGCTGGGGCGTCGGCACCATTCTCGATACCATCGACATGATGGTCGATACCAAGCAGATCACCGCGCCGGTCACGTCGTGGATGGATCTGTGGCGCGACGACATGAAGGGCAAGATCATGCTGCCCAGCGCGGTCAACGGCGCCACCGCATTCGGCTTCCTGGTCTGCGTCGTCCGTGCGTTTGGCGGCGATATCAAGAACGAGGCGGCCGTGAACGAGGCGTTTGCGCGGCTGAAGGCGCTCAAGCCGGCCGTGCGTTCGTTCTATGCCGACGGCGCCCAGGCCAACCAGCTGATCGAGCGCGGCGATATCGCCATCGCGCCGCAATTCGCGATCCGCATCCACAACACGTCCCGGGCGGCGCCGCAGGTCAAGAAGGTGTCACCGAAGGAGGGCGTGCTGGCCGTTCCCTATGATCTCTGCATTCCCGTCAACGCCAAGAACATCGCGGCGTCGAAGGCTTACATCAACTACACGCTGACCAAGCCGGTCCAGAGCGCGATGGTCTCGAACCTGCTCGCCACCCCGGTGCGGCCCGACGTCGAAATCCCCGCCGATGTCGCGCCGATCGTCAAGTTCGATCCCAAGCTGGTGTTCTTCCAGGATGAGGAATATGCCGCGGCCAAGCAGCGCGAATTGCTCGATCGCTACACCCGCGAGGTCCAGAGTTGA
- a CDS encoding hypothetical protein (product_source=Hypo-rule applied; superfamily=51735) — protein sequence MARSILILGASYGSLLATKLLMAGHNVTLVCRKKTAELINRDGTEVRIKLRDEPTHRAIFSRDLPGKLDAASPQDVVLSRYDLVGLAMQEPQYTNHTIRVLMIKIAAAKLPCLSIMNMPPPPYLKRIPGLADMDLEEAYTNAGVWERFEPGLVSLCSPDPQAFRPPEEAANVLHVGLPTNFKAAGFADEAHNRLLRELEADIDAVKLDGQDVPVKLKVFDSLFVPLAKWSMLLTGNYRCITPEEPQSIRDAVHGDLKVSQSIYDHVDAIARRLGADPQDQVPFGKYARAAESLLKPSSAARAVAAGAPFIERVDLLVKLISQQLGMPNADIDRTVQVVDQKLNEKIVAGGSSAL from the coding sequence ATGGCGCGGAGTATTCTTATTCTCGGAGCCTCTTATGGCTCATTGCTGGCGACGAAGCTGCTGATGGCTGGTCACAACGTGACTCTCGTGTGCCGCAAGAAGACCGCAGAACTCATCAACCGCGATGGTACCGAAGTCCGCATCAAGCTGCGTGACGAGCCGACCCACAGGGCAATCTTCTCGCGCGACCTGCCTGGGAAACTGGATGCGGCCTCCCCCCAGGACGTCGTCCTCTCCCGTTACGATCTGGTCGGTCTTGCGATGCAGGAACCGCAATACACCAACCACACGATCCGGGTTCTGATGATCAAGATCGCCGCGGCGAAGCTGCCCTGCCTTTCGATCATGAATATGCCGCCCCCACCCTATCTCAAACGGATCCCCGGGCTGGCGGACATGGACCTCGAAGAAGCGTATACCAATGCCGGAGTATGGGAGCGCTTCGAACCGGGGTTGGTATCGCTCTGCTCGCCTGATCCACAGGCCTTCCGCCCACCAGAGGAGGCAGCGAATGTCCTCCATGTGGGCCTGCCGACGAATTTCAAGGCGGCTGGATTTGCTGACGAGGCCCATAACCGGCTGCTTCGGGAGCTGGAAGCGGACATTGACGCGGTGAAGCTGGATGGCCAGGACGTACCGGTGAAGCTCAAAGTTTTCGATTCGCTGTTCGTCCCGTTGGCGAAATGGTCGATGTTACTGACCGGAAACTATCGCTGCATCACGCCCGAAGAGCCGCAGTCAATCCGTGACGCGGTTCACGGTGATCTGAAGGTATCGCAGTCGATCTATGACCATGTCGATGCCATCGCTCGACGCTTGGGGGCGGACCCGCAGGATCAGGTGCCGTTCGGAAAATACGCCAGGGCAGCGGAAAGCCTTCTCAAGCCCTCGTCGGCAGCGCGTGCGGTGGCCGCTGGCGCGCCCTTTATCGAGCGGGTTGATTTGCTGGTGAAGTTAATTTCGCAGCAACTGGGCATGCCCAATGCTGATATCGACCGGACGGTCCAGGTCGTAGATCAAAAACTCAATGAGAAGATTGTGGCGGGGGGCTCCAGCGCGCTGTGA
- a CDS encoding D-galactarolactone cycloisomerase (product_source=KO:K18983; cath_funfam=3.20.20.120,3.30.390.10; cog=COG4948; ko=KO:K18983; pfam=PF02746,PF13378; smart=SM00922; superfamily=51604,54826), producing the protein MSIRSVTTYPLSVPQPAASGRSGFVNSLVVEVVTEDGRSGFGESYSPVSPRATAQIVEDALAPALLGTDEGNIGALWQKMRGALVTPVSGAGAEAISAVDIALWDLLGQKLGVPIYALLAGQGRERLPAYASFIGWIDDRQAVAQAERAMQLGFHQLKIKLLPPLDAAIARVTLMRQTVGKGFGLVADPNGTFDYVEAVQLARRLGELGFLWLEEPLDPSDLAGLVKLNAHGFLPLAAGESEFGPRGAIGLVAAGAIGVLQPDCGRIGGITGFARAATASATLGVPFAPHHAGGAIKATAALHLAAALPGFRVMECSLLRTALHDDLTLAPVAHPSLLDSDGTLPVPQGPGLGIEINRATLARLAIQ; encoded by the coding sequence TTGTCCATTCGTTCGGTCACCACCTATCCGCTGTCGGTGCCGCAGCCGGCGGCGTCCGGCCGGTCGGGCTTCGTCAACAGCCTGGTGGTCGAGGTCGTGACCGAGGACGGCCGCTCCGGCTTTGGCGAATCCTATTCCCCGGTGTCGCCACGGGCGACGGCGCAGATCGTCGAGGATGCGCTGGCGCCGGCGCTGCTGGGGACCGATGAGGGCAACATCGGTGCGCTCTGGCAAAAGATGCGCGGCGCGCTGGTCACGCCGGTGTCGGGCGCCGGCGCGGAAGCGATTTCCGCCGTCGATATTGCGCTGTGGGATCTGCTTGGCCAGAAGCTCGGTGTGCCCATCTACGCGCTGCTCGCAGGGCAGGGCCGCGAGCGCCTTCCGGCCTACGCCTCCTTCATCGGCTGGATCGACGACCGGCAGGCCGTGGCGCAGGCGGAGCGCGCGATGCAGCTCGGCTTCCATCAGCTGAAGATCAAGCTGCTGCCGCCGCTCGATGCCGCCATCGCGCGCGTGACCTTGATGCGGCAAACCGTGGGCAAGGGGTTTGGGCTGGTCGCCGATCCCAACGGCACCTTCGACTATGTCGAAGCGGTGCAGTTGGCGCGCCGTCTCGGCGAACTCGGTTTTCTCTGGCTGGAAGAACCGCTCGATCCGTCCGATCTGGCCGGCCTCGTCAAACTCAACGCCCACGGCTTTCTGCCGCTCGCCGCCGGCGAAAGCGAATTCGGACCGCGCGGGGCCATCGGCCTCGTGGCGGCCGGCGCGATCGGCGTGCTGCAGCCGGACTGCGGCCGCATCGGCGGCATTACCGGTTTTGCGCGCGCCGCCACGGCGTCTGCCACACTGGGCGTGCCGTTCGCACCGCATCATGCCGGCGGCGCCATCAAGGCCACCGCGGCGCTGCATCTTGCCGCGGCGCTGCCGGGCTTTCGCGTCATGGAATGCAGCCTGCTGCGCACCGCGCTGCATGACGATCTCACGCTGGCTCCCGTCGCCCATCCCTCGCTGCTCGACAGCGACGGCACCCTGCCGGTGCCGCAAGGGCCGGGCCTCGGCATCGAGATCAACCGCGCCACGCTGGCGCGGCTTGCGATCCAGTGA
- a CDS encoding ABC-type Fe3+/spermidine/putrescine transport system ATPase subunit (product_source=COG3842; cath_funfam=3.40.50.300; cog=COG3842; pfam=PF00005,PF08402; smart=SM00382; superfamily=50331,52540), giving the protein MAVFDPSGERVNGAAPELVLDNICKSFDGHVAVDRCDLVLKRGEIIALLGASGCGKSTLLNMIAGFEDPDYGTIALRGKVINTIPPYRRNVAMVFQHYAMFPHLTVRDNIAYGLHARRLEKSEIASRVDEMVTLLQLGGLDKRYPAQLSGGQRQRVAVARALAVRPDMLLLDEAFSALDRNLREDMQLELSLLLRRLNVTTVLVTHDQREAFALADRIAIMEGGRIAQIGTPEDVYRKPGSSSVLRFLGTTNRFTGELSGRGEVAVAPGLLFAPPASTLGAMAAGSVLVDIRAEDITLSPEPTASHRTAPAVVVLRTFLGSQERIVLKLGEYQVVIDRPAQVALNQEPLAIGWQVYLDFNPASCRLSAVG; this is encoded by the coding sequence ATGGCGGTGTTCGATCCCTCCGGAGAGCGCGTCAACGGCGCGGCTCCGGAGCTCGTCCTCGACAATATCTGCAAGTCGTTCGACGGCCATGTCGCTGTTGATCGCTGCGATCTGGTCTTGAAGCGCGGCGAGATCATCGCGCTGCTGGGGGCGAGCGGCTGCGGCAAGTCCACCTTGCTGAACATGATCGCCGGTTTCGAAGACCCTGACTATGGAACCATCGCGCTACGCGGCAAGGTGATCAATACGATCCCGCCGTACCGGCGCAACGTCGCCATGGTATTTCAGCACTATGCGATGTTTCCGCATCTCACCGTGCGGGACAACATCGCATACGGCCTGCATGCGCGCCGTCTGGAGAAATCCGAGATCGCCTCGCGCGTCGATGAGATGGTGACGCTGCTGCAGCTCGGCGGACTCGACAAGCGCTACCCCGCGCAACTGTCCGGCGGCCAGCGCCAGCGCGTCGCGGTGGCGCGCGCACTGGCGGTGCGGCCGGATATGCTGCTGCTCGACGAGGCCTTCAGCGCGCTGGATCGCAATCTGCGCGAGGACATGCAGCTCGAACTGTCGCTGCTGCTGCGCCGGCTGAACGTGACCACGGTGCTGGTGACCCACGACCAGCGCGAGGCCTTTGCGCTGGCGGACCGCATTGCGATCATGGAGGGCGGCCGGATCGCGCAGATCGGGACGCCGGAAGATGTCTATCGCAAGCCCGGCAGCAGCTCGGTGCTGCGCTTCCTCGGCACTACCAACCGCTTCACCGGCGAACTCTCGGGCCGCGGCGAGGTCGCCGTCGCGCCCGGCCTGCTGTTCGCGCCACCGGCCTCGACCCTCGGCGCGATGGCCGCCGGCTCCGTACTCGTCGATATCAGGGCCGAGGACATTACCCTGTCGCCCGAGCCCACGGCCTCGCACCGGACCGCACCGGCCGTGGTCGTGCTGCGGACCTTTCTCGGCTCGCAGGAACGCATCGTTCTCAAGCTCGGCGAGTATCAGGTGGTGATCGACCGCCCGGCGCAGGTCGCGCTCAATCAGGAGCCGCTGGCGATCGGCTGGCAGGTCTATCTCGATTTCAATCCGGCAAGCTGCCGGCTCTCCGCGGTCGGATAG
- a CDS encoding aminocarboxymuconate-semialdehyde decarboxylase (product_source=KO:K03392; cath_funfam=3.20.20.140; cog=COG2159; ko=KO:K03392; pfam=PF04909; superfamily=51556), which produces MASIVDMHAHYMSPQLLHEAEHNGAHYGVRLERNAEGNARLSFNGGPLLRPFFHKLCDLAHRLPDMDAAGIGLQVVSTWTDVAGDDLPPVEGARWARLQNETMAADIRAYPGRFAAMGTLPMQDVGLAIEELNYIVDHLGMRSVEIGTSINGRDLDHPDFRPLWQRLHARNIFVFLHPPLRPVGLDRTGDYFLNNLISYPTDTTIAAARLIFSGILDDLPGLKICLAHSGGFMPFEIGRFDLGFAMHPACNKTLKHPPSDLLTTFVYDSLTHNSKVLSFLIDMVGADSVVYGTDYPFEMLEAMGPARVETLPGLSRAARDDILGNNVRALLGDTPRRIANEKHTVDA; this is translated from the coding sequence ATGGCTTCGATCGTCGATATGCATGCCCACTACATGTCGCCGCAGTTGCTGCATGAAGCCGAACATAACGGCGCGCATTATGGCGTCCGCCTCGAGCGCAACGCCGAGGGCAACGCCCGCCTTTCCTTCAACGGCGGCCCGCTGCTGCGGCCGTTCTTTCACAAGCTCTGCGATCTCGCCCACCGACTGCCGGACATGGACGCCGCCGGCATCGGCCTGCAGGTGGTATCGACCTGGACCGATGTCGCCGGCGACGATCTGCCGCCGGTCGAAGGTGCGCGCTGGGCGCGGCTGCAGAACGAAACCATGGCGGCGGATATCAGGGCCTATCCCGGCCGCTTCGCGGCGATGGGCACGCTGCCGATGCAGGATGTCGGTCTGGCGATCGAGGAACTCAACTACATCGTCGATCATCTCGGCATGCGGTCGGTGGAAATCGGCACCAGCATCAATGGAAGGGATCTCGACCATCCCGACTTTCGGCCACTGTGGCAGCGCCTGCACGCGCGCAACATCTTTGTGTTTCTGCACCCGCCGCTGCGGCCTGTCGGCCTCGACCGCACCGGCGACTACTTCCTCAACAACCTCATTTCATATCCCACCGACACCACCATCGCCGCGGCGCGGCTGATATTCTCCGGCATTCTCGACGACCTTCCTGGCCTGAAGATATGCCTCGCCCATAGCGGCGGCTTCATGCCGTTTGAGATCGGCCGCTTCGATCTCGGGTTTGCCATGCATCCGGCCTGCAACAAGACATTGAAGCATCCGCCATCGGACCTGCTGACGACGTTCGTCTATGACAGCCTGACCCACAACAGCAAGGTGCTCTCATTCCTGATCGACATGGTCGGGGCCGACAGCGTCGTCTACGGCACCGACTATCCGTTCGAAATGCTGGAAGCGATGGGCCCGGCGCGCGTCGAGACGCTGCCCGGCCTGTCGCGCGCGGCGCGCGACGATATCCTCGGCAACAATGTGCGTGCGTTGCTGGGCGATACGCCGCGCCGGATCGCGAATGAAAAACACACGGTGGACGCCTAG
- a CDS encoding glyoxylase-like metal-dependent hydrolase (beta-lactamase superfamily II) (product_source=COG0491; cath_funfam=2.20.28.10; cog=COG0491; superfamily=56281,57802) has protein sequence MDAYICITCGTQYAPTSAPPAACIICDEERQYVPPGGQAWTTLKRLERSHMPTFRDEAGLMGIGIAPAFGINQRALLVPTRDGNVLWDCVSLVSDVMVDLIKGIGGLKAIAISHPHYYTTMVEWSRAFGGIPVYLHAADKEWIMRTDPCLELWTGETKEIAPGLTLLRTGGHYDGGTILHWAQGCDGRGALLSGDLLQVVADRKHLGFMRSYPNFIPLGASAVQTIADRVMPFHYDAIYGAFWNAVIQQDARQAMQVSVARHIEWLGRDIA, from the coding sequence ATGGACGCATATATCTGTATCACCTGCGGCACCCAATACGCGCCGACATCGGCGCCGCCGGCCGCCTGCATCATCTGCGACGAGGAACGGCAATACGTGCCGCCGGGAGGCCAGGCCTGGACCACACTGAAACGTCTTGAACGCAGCCACATGCCGACCTTCCGCGACGAAGCCGGCCTGATGGGGATCGGCATCGCGCCGGCCTTCGGCATCAACCAGCGCGCATTGCTGGTACCGACCAGGGACGGCAACGTGCTGTGGGACTGCGTCAGTCTCGTCAGCGACGTGATGGTCGATCTGATCAAGGGCATCGGCGGCCTGAAGGCGATCGCGATCTCGCATCCGCACTACTACACGACCATGGTGGAATGGAGCCGGGCCTTTGGCGGCATTCCGGTCTATCTGCATGCGGCGGACAAGGAATGGATCATGCGGACCGATCCCTGCCTCGAACTGTGGACCGGCGAGACCAAGGAGATCGCGCCGGGGCTGACGCTGCTGCGCACCGGCGGCCATTACGATGGCGGTACCATCCTGCACTGGGCGCAAGGCTGCGACGGCCGCGGCGCGCTGTTGTCCGGCGATCTGCTGCAGGTCGTCGCCGACCGCAAGCATCTCGGCTTCATGCGCTCCTATCCGAATTTCATCCCGCTCGGTGCCAGCGCAGTACAGACCATCGCCGACCGCGTCATGCCGTTTCACTATGACGCGATCTACGGCGCCTTCTGGAACGCGGTGATTCAGCAGGACGCCAGGCAGGCGATGCAGGTTTCGGTGGCGCGGCACATCGAATGGCTGGGACGCGACATTGCCTGA